The Ziziphus jujuba cultivar Dongzao chromosome 3, ASM3175591v1 region TCCTCATCCTTTTAGCTTTCTATTGGCAgcctatttttgaattttgatggtatatttggaaaattaccATTTTTGAGTGAACTATTGTATTTAGTATGAAAATTGTGtgaaattgaatatataaatgtgtTTAGATGTATTCATGCATGTATGtttgtaaatacatatattttgtatgtatatatctatgtatatatgtatatgtaaaaatgtatatacatatatatatatatattgtgagtatatgaatatatacatatatatatatatatatatatttatttatttatttatttaaatatatatatttgttgaaaacTTCTGTGTAtacatatgaaaatatatatatgtgaacatTTATACTTGTTAAAAATATTCTTGTACAGGtttgtatttatatgtttaaatgtatgaatatatatatatatatatatgtgtgtgtgtgtgtgtgtgtgtgtgagaatatatgtatgaaaatctatagatgaatatatttatacatttatttgtgtatatgtatatatatgtgaacatatatacatatatgaatgtgTACACACTTTCTAAAaagttgtgtatatatatatatatatgggtgtgTGTGAATATACATGTGTGAGtaattaagtttatatatatataagtatatttgttatacatttttttatgaatatatttgtcaTAAAccttgtgttatatatatatatatatatttggttatacaTATATAGGGATATTCTATAGTACGGACCATCCATATGCGGATCCGTACCAAAGTCaatgctttttgaaaaaaagtatCAACTTCTCTGtgtatttaaaatttctaaaaatattgtgttgtttgaaaactttaaaaaattgttatttaattttattgtgtaaAACTTATGTGATATAAATACATTTGCTATATAAATTTTGTGTTAATGATTTTAAAGAAACTATTGtggtaataatttattttataaaattgttgaatttatgtggttaattaaaaaggaaatatgAAATCTTATGAGTTTAACAAAAGTGTATCAAACGCgatggtattttatcaaattttgaaatttatgaaattataaattttcataatttttagatgTACCATACAGTAGTGGCGTTCTGTATTGTATTGTTGATTAGCACGCAAATATGTATGATCGTCCTGTGGATGATTGTGTATTATATTATGGTTATCCTGTGGTACTATGGATCTAAGgattaacaaatatatttgcACAGTAAGTATCAATCGACCCTTTCTTAGCTGCAAGAtgtttgttattatattatagctatCCTGTGGATGTCATGGACGTAAGGATTGGCAAGTATATTTGTACAATAAACATCAGTCGCCCTTCTCTTTGGCCGTAGCATGGTTGTCCATTATGTTATGAACTAGGGCATAAGTTATATCCATGGTCGCCCTTATAAGCTGTGTTGAGAGAAGGTAGGCAAgtataatgcagagtgagcaCCAGTCGTCTTTCCCCTTGATCGCAGGATGGTTGGTTATTATGGGTTAGTGCAAACATATGTATGGCCATCCGATGGGAACTATGGGCCTGAGATATGGCAAGTATagtgcacagtgagcatcaaccACCCTCCTCTCGGTCGAAAGACAATTGTTTTAGCCATGACAAGTTATTAGCAATTGGTGCCATGGGACACCAAGGTAACTGATTGCaactttctctttttaacctccccatCACGTAGTGCTTAGGAGCTGGGTACAATTTGACACCACTGATATAtcatatggtgcatcaagtatcttatatatatatatatacacgtgtatatatattatattatgtgtaCGTACCACACCGTACAACGGGCAACGATTTGATTCGGCTCATGAATGGCTTAGCTTCATAACTTTACTGCCTACAAATTTAGGGGGTCAGACAACCATTATAGACAACCACCCCGAATCATAATGGTAACAGTGTATCTACGACAACTGATATCATGGTATCGCGTATTAGCATGTTATatggtatcgtacgtacctttACTACGagtatgtatatttcataatatatttataactttttaaattttattttactttattttattttatcctatgtattcatgtatataattttctattattacccttgtttgttatattattattattattattaaatttatcaattggtatgtgattattattatttgtttattattatttgtcgttAATaacttactattattattttttaattattattactatttatcattattattgttgttgttgttattgttactatttttattattattattattatttgtcattgatgttgttgttaattattatcgTAGTTATTATTACTAATtgttgtgattattattatcgttattattatttatttattttttattatctgtcgttattcttattaataatattattatcattattacaaattattattgtattcattattattatttattatgattattttttattgttattatcatgtattattattattattattattattattattattattatatggtaGCTTTTGGACAAGTATTACAACATCAGGTTAAGTATCGCAGCCTTCAAGCAAGTATCGCAGTCTTGGAGTAAGTATGATGACCTTCGGACAAGTATAGTAGCCTTCGGATAATTGTGGTAGTCCTCGAGCAAGTTGTACTACTATTACTataaatattactattattattgttgtttcatCACCTTTTTATCTACATCTATGCATTTGGTATGTTCATAAAGCGATATAGAAATGTAATACTGTATTAAGTGGGTGGTATGAGAAGACATGAATATTTCAAAGGTAatctttgtttattaaattatttctagtatatatattcttatactttgttattgaagtgctgcctttcatagaaaattttatagtaATATGAAAAGAATAAGGTGGTATGATATAAGAGTGTTTTTGCTCTAGAAATTTTTAGAGCATGCTCAACCCTTAGGGAGATGCTGTCTGATTTTTTATAAGACAGTTTGGTAGGTTTTCCTTTGGGATCAAGGTTTGTCTAATTTTTCAATAAGGAATCGTAGATGAGTCCTGCCAATCTGTATTTCCAATggtacatattaaaaaatattatcatccaattattatattattaaagaaTGATAGCAATCACTTTTACCAatcaaaaagcaaaattttaaGATTCAAGTATTAAGTATTGATGAGTCacactcatttttattttatcaattaaaatatagttaaaaattaaaaatcatattaacAAAATGATGTTGGCCCCATGTGTTGTATCATTATTAAGATTTGTCAATTGCAAATTTGGTATCAAATTTGATACCAAGAAAGCAATTTGTCAAGAATACAGGTTACCACTAGAGaagctaaaatatttttataacgatcaccaaataaattcaaaattcaaaatttttgagtGGTTTGATCAATGTTGACCAAATTGCATTTTGTAAGTgtgatcaaattttatttatttattttttttttttttgggagataaTGATTTTGACACTTGAATATTTACATAACAACCCATATTTAGAAAACacaatgaatttgaaaattttgagtaGTTCGACTAATGTTGACCTAATTTAATCAAATTCTTTGGAGACGGATTATGGTTTTGACTAATGAATTTCCTTTGAAGATgaattttggttttgacttGTATATTTTCGTAGAGCTAGTTGATATGAATACGTAGATTGGAGACATACCCGATTCTAAGTTAGGATAAAAATTTCTGGTTTTGTAAAATTTCTCATGCGATATAATTGTCATAGTGTTCAAACTTGTGCATTTTGTCCTATATTAGATCCAAAATCTATATAAGGCTTAGAAATTAGTGCCTAGGGTTTCCCATGTCTGAAAACTCTCTTAAAAGACCAAGATTACTAAAATACCaatcaaaaacccaaaaacagtGAGAAAACCACTGGAAACCACCTTGGACCATTATCCACCACCATTATTTGCTTCGATTAATCCATCTCTAACTGCCATTTTACTATGTGTACTTGAGCATTTGGTGGCCCACCTCCCGGCTaccaaaaccctaaaatttTTTGATGAATCATCACCACACGCCTCGACAACTACCAGTTGAAGCTCAAGGTGGCTATTTCATTTCCGACCAAGATCTAGGCTCATTCTAACATACTTGCACCACATGCACTGCCCAAGAAGGTTGCCCACCCTAAGATTTGTCAAAGTCTGAAATTTCAAGCCATTTCAACCAACGATGCTCTCGTAATCGTCGTCACTAGTTGCAAAGCTATGGTAAAACTCCAGTCTGGCCATTCCCTAACCTACCCAAGCTTATTGTCCATCTTACCCCATCTATTTTAACCCTTCTGAATCCATATTTGGTGTCCGTTCATTCTAATTCCCTCGGGTTTGGAAGATATAAGCTTCACCGTAGCTTTTTGGTGAATTTTCAACCATCAAGGACATAATTTTGACAAGGTAAGTTCACCATCGTAATCCCTGTCTCGTGAACTTtccaacaatattattatttgcaattttcaACACCATTTGGGTATTTTTCAAAGTTTTGGTTAAACCAAGTAAACTGGGTAATTATCGGATAAAATTAGACTATAATCAAACGATCTAGAGCCAAATTCGAGTTGTAAAAGTGTAATTGGAGTTTAATAGGACCTATTGGATgtttcaatttcattaattaggccctaaattgaaaaaaattaatttttaagattagggtctttagaaaatttcaaaacattatACTTTCGACACCAGAAATTGGGATTACAAGGTTGTGAGAACGAATTTGGCCTTAAATATGTACCGACGATTTTATTCTATCGAATTATAGTGCCTAATtaggaaattttagaaatattttaggTCTCAAGATGAAAATTGGAGGCGATCCAACTATAGATTAATAGTGAGTTGTATTTCTATAAGTGAACTTTATTTTCTAgaatggttttgaaaattatgtgtgattttatataatatataaattatcttattattattattatttcttgaattatttatatcatataCTTTATTATATGTTATGAAAGAGTTATTTGATTTAGCATATTATGTGGTAAAGAATGATTTGGCATAAATAGATCTTGTATATGGCTATAAaagtgtgtatgtatatatatatatatatatatattggatattGTGAGAATATTTTGGTATGATGGTTATGGGCATTAtttgatagattttataaatattttatgttataagTTGGATAATAGGTTATAAATTATTGTGTACCATATTGTGTCACGGATATAGATTTGTTGAATTATGATAATATGTACTTTTTTAACAATTCCCTGCTTTATAAGTGATTCTTGAGATTGGATGGGAATTCCTAGTTTGTGACACTTTTGAGATGCTGAGGGTTGCATTGATAGTTTCTCCTTCCTCCGATAATCGATGACATACTAGGATGTTAGTTACGATTATACAATAGATTATGGTGATAGATATGGTACacaagaatataattgatatagTACGATACAGTATATGTTTATATgcttttatatatcttttattaCCAATATCTATAAATTATGGTtcgtaaaaatattaattatttatgaggTAATGAATAGTATcagattttaattttcttattcaaaGGTTTAAAAAATCACTATCTTTTGCGGATAATTATAGATTTTATGAAAACTATAtgttaaaatagaaaaacattcaaaaattgaaaatgaggtctttagagaaaatattttcaatattatgtTTTTGCAAATATTTACAATATTATGTTTTTGCTCATTTGTACTGCTTAAATTGTTCTGATAGATTAACCTAGTATGTAtgacttttatattatatttaattaatgattttgtgcaacttctataaaaaaaaatatttataatatcttATCTGTATTGTTAGATCATATCCAATTTACGGAAAAGTCTCATCAAATTTTCAATACCAATTCAATAAGGTTTCTCTACGCAGGATCTTCTAGGATGTTTGGAAAGGACCCCAAGAGCAACTTTGTCAATACTTCTACTTTATAGTTTAGTAATGCAATTCTATTAGAGATGCTTTTACATACACACACCAAAAATTAGGTATTCTAAAACCAATGTGTATGTAAAAGCATACATATTATTTTCATACAGATAGacatttttatgtatatttaaaattttcaatttccacaaaatttccataaaaatttctattaaatatccatttcaattcttttatagttttattagAAATCCATAATTTCCATAGAAAGTTTCAATGTTTCTATGGAAATTCTATTACatttaagttttttaaaatttttatcaaaaatttaataaatattattgatatttaattgtcTAGCTAtccattatttttcttatcataataaatttaataattctataaatattataaagttgatataaattataataaaaatatagatataaatatatatatgtgaaataaataataaatgttattaaaaaaatatgaaagaataTATTCtttgcaaatatttatataataccaTCAAGTAATAACTCATGGATACCGTTTCGATACCAACCATTagacaataataattttatatatagtgaacaaatatcatataataattatcaataaaaatagccatatttaatacaaaatccatATAGTTGGTGGATTaacatttatatcaaaattgttatgaaaatataatttttaataattacttatcatatttttttatcttaaaatgaaaatataagaaaaatcaataattatcaACCATTCAAGAATTCTATattattgagatgatattttataatatataattaattataataattattttatatgtcttaactaataaaatatttattaaatatgtatattttattaataataatatatttataatcattattttactataagataaatataaaaatccatttattattttacaatttttataattaattgattaaataaatttttttattttattaaaaaaatttatttttaaaaatatattttcatcaattttctctaattctttttaaaataaatttttatgatttcaacCTTcaatttttcctccattttttgaACCtgaccaaaaaatttatttaaaagcatttttttttttttttcaaaccaaaaaattacCGTTTGTATAGACGGGTTTGGATCGAATGGGTACAGACGAGTTCGGTTTGAGCTGGGAGTACAAACGCCGAGTAGAAAACACTGGAAACGCAAAGAAGAAGGCGAGGGAGGGAGGGAGCGAGGGAGCGATCGAGCGAGCAACGTAGTTGACCAAAAATTCTTGTTCGAACTCAGAGAGCTTTCGAAAACAAcaaacaattaaagagaaaatggCTTTGGAATCTGTTGGGGATTTGGCTCTGAACTTGATTCTAAGCAAATTAGAACCCGAAGACACTGCCAAATCCTCCTGCGTTAGCAAGAAATTGAGGTCGTCTGCCTCCGAAGAGACTCTCTGGTCTCGTTTCTGTGCAGATGAACTCGGCCTCTCCCAACCCATCGATCCTCTCGGCAATCCCACGCCTTCCTTCAAGGTAATTCTATCAGtttaaaccaatttttttttcagggaaacggaaaaaaaataaaaaaaataaaaaggaaaatttttttttaactatttggaATTTGTTATTTGTTTCAAAGAGAATATGGGTTTGTTGGAAACTTGCTGGATTTTCATTGTGCTCTGCTTTTTAATGCTTATCCAACTGATTTGGGTTCTGGGTCGGTTTCATTTGTTCCCATTTGCTAGTAAAGTTGGTTGCTTTTGCATTGATTAATATCATGGTATGGTCTTTGTGGGGTCTTTGTTGATGGAGCTTGAGAAATGAACGTGACTCGGTAATTGGCCCGCTGGCTCACTCTAATTCTGTTGGGTCAAAATGAAGACTTTTATGATTTTCACCTTGTTATGCTAATATGAGCTGAGAAAGTCATCCAAGACTTTTCTTTACCTTCCAAAAGAAATGGCCTCTCATAATTGATTCCATCAGTTTTTCGTTGTGTGGTTTCTTATACAATTAACTCTTTTTAACGCAATGCTTAAATGATTGTTGATACCATTTTATGGGGTAGATGTTAGGGATATTTTATGTCATCAGtgcttttaacttttttatgaaACTGAAAAATGAATTTACATGTAGCTAGCCCGAAGTATCTGAGGATAAGatcattttttctttggttGATTTGAACTTTTTAATAATACAAGTGGAGAAGCATTTTCCTGTGCTAATTTCTCTCACTTTCTTCCCatcttctctctctatctcccAGATATGTTATCAAATATGGCGCAAAGAGTTTTGTATATATCCTTGGTCACTTGTGAAGCGAGTTAGAAGATGTTGGGACAGACTTAGAAGTTGGTTGGCGGTAAATTTTCCAGAGGCTGGAGCTACACTTAGAAAAGGTGCTACAGAAGATGATATAAAGGAGTTGGAGAATGCATTGAAAGTGAAACTGCCACTTCCTACAAGGGTTCTTTATCGTTTTGTTGATGGTCAAGAATTTCATGGGAAAGATTACATAACAAGTGTTTTTGGATGTCCACTGGGTCTCATAGgtggttatattttttatgaccAATGTGTAAATGTGTATATGCTACCTTTACGTCAAGTTATTTTGGAAACAAGGGAGATCCGACGTGAACTTCATTTTCCTGGCAAATCAAAGTATGTCGCTGTTGCTTGTTCTTCCACAGTTGATGAGAAGTTCTTTTTCCTAAACTGTTTCAATGGTCAACTCTATGTTGGTACACAAAACCTTCCACATTATGGAGAAATGATTCCATGTGTCCCAGATGAATTAATAAGGTCAGTACATGATTGTAATGGTGACCAACAGCAAGATGCTACGTTGCTGTGGTTAGAAGAACATGTTCGTCGCTTAGAAAGTGGAATTATCAAACTTTGTGAATATGGAAATATTAAATGTATCAGTCTCTTTCCGGAGGAAACTCCCCTCTGTTCAACTGCTATAACCAATGGTGTAAAGGTAAGTGATCGCACAAATCTGATAATGGATCTCTTTTTTTGCTCTGCTTTGGGCATACTAAGGAAAAGTTAGCATTGTGAATCATTATGATGTATGAATGCAATTTTTCCATGTGTCTGCCCCCTGTTGTAATCCTAGTTCAATTATCTGACACCCATGTTTGAAAGCATTTTTCCATTATAGAGGTGGCAAAACTCAAACCTCGTTATGATCCCTCTAGTTAGATGTGACTTGCAGACATTGAACATATTGGAAATTAGTAATACAATGGCCATTATCTGTTGAATTGCAATGACTCAGTGCTTTCCACCTGCTTACTATTGCAAGAATGaccaaaattcaataataaaaaaagataaccaATAATGTGAGGTGAAATCAGAATAATTTAGATTTAGATATTCAGCATAATTTAGATTCAGATCTGCTGGAGATCTTGTAATCATTTCAAAAGCTTCTCTTGATATGTTGATAGTAATCATTTCAAAAGCTTCTTAATAAAACAAAACTGTTCTGGCAGTAATCATTTTAAAAGATTCTTAATAAAACAAAACTGTTCTTGGCACTTTAGATGCCTTTTTTATCTTCCATGTTCCATAGACATTGTGTATGAAGAGATTTTGATGGGTGTTTCTCTTACCAATTATGATGTTTTACTTTGATGACAATTCTTTGAATGCTAACTGTGTTACTTAATGTATTATTTCATTGGCTTAGGTTGCGCTTTTGATGGGATTAGATTTATTTTACAAATCTGAAGGCTCAATTGAGCTGAACTGTTTGTTCACTCCAAATTGATGATTTAACATTACTATAGTTTGTAACTGCCATCATCCTCGGTATTATTGCATGAAGATAGCTAACAAATGACTGTTCATTTCAGGTTCGTGCCTCTGCTGTTTTTGTACCAGAGAATGCCAACCTTAAAAATGACCAGGAAAAGTATCTGTTTGCATATTTAATCCGTATGTCCCTTCTTCCTGAAGGATGCATCGTCAATGGAATGTCATTCAGCTCTTGCCAACTTCATTGGAGACACTGGATCATCCGTGCTAATGACACTGTAACATCTGATGTTAATGCAGAAGCTGTAATTGGAAAGGTATGATATGTTCAGTCAATTATTATCTTTCAAAAGTTTTTTAGTAGAAGGTTGCTCAAAATGAATCTAATTTTTAACTGTTTGTAACAGAGTTGCTAGGGATTTAACCGCAAAAACAAGGAAATTTGAGACCCATATAGATTTAACTCTATCTGTCATGACTAAATTGTTTCCTGAATCCAAATGTAGTGTTATCTACTGGTAGTTACTCCTAtctttcattatttctttcttacTTCATTATTATCTTGAACTAGTGGTGCCTCTAATAGTATTACTCTTCTGTGAAAATCTGTGAATTTATCAAATGATGAGATTGAAAACTCAATAATAGAGGACACGTGAAAGTCCTTGAACTAGCTCCCATCTTAGATTGAATAAAGTGATTGAGATACTGAGTTCCCTGGAAAATTAGAAATAGATAATCGAGTGATTCATGGAATTGACCAAAATGGTAGCCAAAATCCTAAGTGAACTGACTGATGGAAAAATTGAGAGTCATATGACAGTCTTCATAAAAGCTTCTTTTTCCAGATTTATCAATTTCCTTGACTAACTTGAACATCATGTTTCTCTGACATGAGTGAATTTAGGAAGCATCGAGTCATTAAGGTCTTGATTCATTGTGACGTTTAGGATCTAATTGAACAATTTGCTTGGTTTGGTAGGTAGTCAGTCCAAGGCAATGTATTTTGGAGGATGTAATGCAAGTTGCTTCTTTTATTGTCTTGTTTCTCATAATTCTACTAATCTCAACTTTTTTAGTAATGCATTGCTGTTAAAAAGCTATTAGGACATGGCTTTCAAGAAATAAACAATGCCAGAGTAAGACAACTTAGTATGTCCTCactttaaaaatctaaaaaggcacaaaaaaattatagaaataattttatttttttttaatcctttgcTTTTCTCTAATCAAAATGCTGCAGGTGAAAAATGTAATACAAAAATGATGATCAAGTTTGTAGTTTTGACATTATTACAAGTTGAACTTCTGTGAGTTAACAATCTTATGGATGACAGGAATTATAAATGTAATTTGAGTTCTATTACATAAACTCTTAACTCGTTACTGACCTGAGCTTGGTAATATTTTAGACCAGCTGTAGCTATGATGTTTGTTAACTCAAACAAGTAGAAGCCTGTGTCAATGTATGTGATCATTTTCCTTTATAATTTGCTACTGTATGCATACATAAGTGCAGTATGCACAAAAAAGTTTTCTCTCGCATCTAAAGCAAAAGCTAAAAGATAGTTGGTGGTCTGATCAAGTGATAACCTTTAATTTAGgtttttgtgattattatttcTAGTTATGTATTTTGTTCATGGAAATCAATGTGTCCCTGCtccttcccttttcttttccatGTGTAAATTAGACATCACTCAACAGATAACCATCTCTTTCCTTAAAATTCTTTGTGAGATGATCTCCACTTTATAAAGAGGGATGAGGAACCATTTGGCTATAAACATAACAAAATGGTTCCCTTGCTGCGGGTCAGTTTTTGCCTTCCCTAATTTCCTTGAAGCTCATTGATATTGAAGATTGAGTTTAGACCTCCCCAAGAAAAGTAAAGTCTGGCTAGATTTTGGGTATGGTACCTTTCTTGCTGATActcataaataaattgaacTGAGCAGTTCAGTATAATGCAAGAAAAATTAGCTTTACTTATTTCTGGTCGAGGACCTTAACCTTCTCATTTAACTCGTAGATCTATGGTACTTTCTTGAATTATAACGTAGAGTTGTATAGtatgctttaaaaaataaataaataaattctgatgtttgaaatgttttaaaaattaacttctCATGTGTTTGCAGTTTCCACTCTTGAAACCAGGCGAAGAGG contains the following coding sequences:
- the LOC107422115 gene encoding F-box protein SKIP16 isoform X2 is translated as MALESVGDLALNLILSKLEPEDTAKSSCVSKKLRSSASEETLWSRFCADELGLSQPIDPLGNPTPSFKICYQIWRKEFCIYPWSLVKRVRRCWDRLRSWLAVNFPEAGATLRKGATEDDIKELENALKVKLPLPTRVLYRFVDGQEFHGKDYITSVFGCPLGLIGGYIFYDQCVNVYMLPLRQVILETREIRRELHFPGKSKYVAVACSSTVDEKFFFLNCFNGQLYVGTQNLPHYGEMIPCVPDELIRSVHDCNGDQQQDATLLWLEEHVRRLESGIIKLCEYGNIKCISLFPEETPLCSTAITNGVKVRASAVFVPENANLKNDQEKYLFAYLIRMSLLPEGCIVNGMSFSSCQLHWRHWIIRANDTVTSDVNAEAVIGKFPLLKPGEEEFVYESCTPLTSSTGSVEGSFTFVPGRYFI
- the LOC107422115 gene encoding F-box protein SKIP16 isoform X1, translating into MALESVGDLALNLILSKLEPEDTAKSSCVSKKLRSSASEETLWSRFCADELGLSQPIDPLGNPTPSFKICYQIWRKEFCIYPWSLVKRVRRCWDRLRSWLAVNFPEAGATLRKGATEDDIKELENALKVKLPLPTRVLYRFVDGQEFHGKDYITSVFGCPLGLIGGYIFYDQCVNVYMLPLRQVILETREIRRELHFPGKSKYVAVACSSTVDEKFFFLNCFNGQLYVGTQNLPHYGEMIPCVPDELIRSVHDCNGDQQQDATLLWLEEHVRRLESGIIKLCEYGNIKCISLFPEETPLCSTAITNGVKVRASAVFVPENANLKNDQEKYLFAYLIRMSLLPEGCIVNGMSFSSCQLHWRHWIIRANDTVTSDVNAEAVIGKFPLLKPGEEEFVYESCTPLTSSTGSVEGSFTFVPGRLTEPEGSSFEVAVARFPLQRPDYIF
- the LOC107422115 gene encoding F-box protein SKIP16 isoform X3 — its product is MALESVGDLALNLILSKLEPEDTAKSSCVSKKLRSSASEETLWSRFCADELGLSQPIDPLGNPTPSFKICYQIWRKEFCIYPWSLVKRVRRCWDRLRSWLAVNFPEAGATLRKGATEDDIKELENALKVKLPLPTRVLYRFVDGQEFHGKDYITSVFGCPLGLIGGYIFYDQCVNVYMLPLRQVILETREIRRELHFPGKSKYVAVACSSTVDEKFFFLNCFNGQLYVGTQNLPHYGEMIPCVPDELIRSVHDCNGDQQQDATLLWLEEHVRRLESGIIKLCEYGNIKCISLFPEETPLCSTAITNGVKVRASAVFVPENANLKNDQEKYLFAYLIRMSLLPEGCIVNGMSFSSCQLHWRHWIIRANDTVTSDVNAEAVIGKVDRAGRQLV